The following are from one region of the Gossypium hirsutum isolate 1008001.06 chromosome D03, Gossypium_hirsutum_v2.1, whole genome shotgun sequence genome:
- the LOC107949526 gene encoding uncharacterized protein — translation MDKEQEEMQFVGFFGIFNESYKAIFAWRKIFTKITLSLILPLSFIYLVHMEVSNLFFRKIIHNEIELDHTRSGTPKYEKLSDLISDEWAYFWLFKAAYFTLFFIFSLLSTAAVVYTIACIYTARELTFNKVISVVPKVWKRLMVTFLCIFIAMFLYHVAALAILIGCVVSIGGSNFGFAVFVVLAILYLVGFLYLTAIWHLASVVSVLEEAYGFNAMVKGKNLLKGNQWLAMVIFLTLGIAAAVIQFAFQSLVVEGSGSGMANRIAYAIICLFLHSMFSLLGLVIQTVIYFVCKSYHHENIDKSALSDHLEVYLGEYVPLTVKDVQLEQYHV, via the coding sequence ATGGATAAGGAGCAAGAAGAGATGCAATTTGTTGGGTTCTTTGGCATCTTCAACGAATCCTACAAAGCCATCTTTGCATGGAGAAAAATCTTCACCAAAATCACTTTGTCTTTAATCCTTCCTCTATCCTTCATCTACCTTGTTCACATGGAAGTATCCAATCTCTTCTTCAGGAAAATCATCCACAACGAAATAGAACTCGACCACACTCGATCAGGCACTCCCAAATACGAGAAACTATCTGACCTCATCTCCGATGAGTGGGCTTACTTTTGGCTTTTCAAAGCTGCCTACTTCACTCTGTTTTTCATCTTCTCGCTCCTCTCAACAGCCGCAGTTGTTTACACCATCGCCTGCATATACACAGCTCGGGAACTTACCTTCAACAAAGTCATCAGCGTCGTTCCCAAGGTCTGGAAGCGGCTGATGGTTACTTTCTTATGTATTTTCATCGCCATGTTTTTATACCACGTCGCAGCATTGGCTATCTTGATTGGTTGCGTGGTTTCAATCGGAGGAAGCAATTTTGGTTTCGCGGTGTTCGTTGTTTTAGCGATTTTGTACTTAGTGGGGTTTTTGTATTTGACCGCAATCTGGCACTTGGCCAGCGTCGTCTCTGTTTTAGAAGAGGCCTACGGTTTCAACGCCATGGTCAAAGGTAAAAACCTGCTAAAAGGGAACCAGTGGCTGGCGATGGTCATTTTCCTGACGCTCGGAATCGCCGCCGCCGTCATCCAGTTTGCGTTCCAGAGTCTGGTGGTGGAAGGAAGCGGCTCCGGCATGGCTAATAGGATTGCGTATGCaattatttgtttgtttctgcATTCCATGTTCAGTCTCTTGGGGTTAGTTATCCAGACAGTGATTTACTTTGTCTGCAAATCTTACCACCATGAAAACATCGATAAATCAGCCTTGTCGGATCACCTGGAAGTATATCTGGGAGAGTATGTTCCTTTGACGGTAAAGGATGTTCAGCTAGAGCAATATCATGTTTGA